One genomic window of Peromyscus maniculatus bairdii isolate BWxNUB_F1_BW_parent chromosome 2, HU_Pman_BW_mat_3.1, whole genome shotgun sequence includes the following:
- the Plekhg5 gene encoding pleckstrin homology domain-containing family G member 5 isoform X4 — translation MDKGRAAKVCHHADCQQLHRQGPLNLCEACDSKFHSTMHYDGHVRFDLPPQGSVLARNVSTRSCPPRTSPAADLEEEEESCVDGRGDRKSTGLKISKKKARRRHTDDPSKECFTLKFDLNVDIETEIVPAMKKKSLGEVLLPVFERKGIALGKVDIYLDQSNTPLSLTFEAYRFGGHYLRVKAKPGDEGKVEQGVKDSKSLSLPILRPTGAGPPVSERVDPQSRREHSLDILAPGRRRKNMSEFLGETSIPGQEPSTPSSCSLPAGSSSSSGSGGANESWKNRAASRFSGFFSSSPSTSAFGREVDKMEQLEGKLHAYSLFGLPRMPRRLRFDHDSWEEEEEDEDEDEDNASLRLEDSWRELIDGHEKLSRRQCHQQEAVWELLHTEVSYIRRLRVITNLFLCCLLNLQESGLLCEVEADRLFGNIPEIARLHRGLWSSVMVPVLEKARRTRALLQPGDFLKGFKMFGSLFKPYIRYCMEEEGCMEYMRGLLRDNDLFRTYVTWAEKHQQCQRLKLSDMLAKPHQRLTKYPLLLKSVLRKTDEPRAKEAVITMISSVERFIHHVNTCMRQRQERQRLAGVVSRIDAYEVVEGSNDEVDKLLKEFLHLDLTAPMPGASPEETRQLLLEGSLRMKEGRDSKMDVYCFLFTDLLLVTKAVKKAERTKVIRPPLLVDKIVCRELRDPGSFVLIYLNEFHSAVGAYTFQASSQALCRSWVDTIYNAQNQLQQLRAQLCAQEHPGSQHLQSLEEEEDEREEEGEESSSAASSPTILRKSSNSLGSQRCASDGSTETLAMVVVEPGETLSSPEFDRGPFSSQSDETSLSTTASSVTPTSELLPLGPVDGRSCSMDSAYGTLSPTSLQDFVAPAPVVGLVPQPLESAHTPSPPSSPRLRRRIPVQLLPRLPRLLKSKSEASLLQLLSAAAPRGVPPAPSRSLSELCLITVAPGVRTRSSLQEGGPGWNCPGACGPSQGSELSEPENRASHSTRGPTGSARRKDISSGAAPRVQPEPPPGISAQHRKLTLAQLYRIRTTLLLNSTLTASEV, via the exons GTGTGCCATCATGCAGACTGCCAGCAGCTGCACCgccaggggcccctcaacctGTGTGAGGCCTGTGACAGCAAGTTCCACAGCACTATGCATTATGATGGGCACGTCCGCTTTGACCTGCCGCCACAAG GCTCTGTTCTGGCCCGGAATGTTTCCACCCGATCCTGTCCCCCACGCACCAGCCCTGCTGCAgacctggaggaagaggaggagagctgTGTGGATGGAAGAGG GGACCGGAAGAGCACTGGCCTAAAGATCTCcaagaagaaagcaagaaggaGACACACGGAT GACCCAAGCAAGGAGTGTTTCACCTTGAAATTTGACCTCAACGTGGACATTGAAACAGAAATTGTGCCAGCCATGAAGAAGAAGTCACTGGG GGAGGTGTTGCTGCCTGTATTTGAAAGGAAGGGGATTGCGCTGGGTAAAGTGGACATCTACCTGGACCAGTCCAACACACCCCTGTCCCTCACATTCGAGGCCTACAGGTTTGGAGGACATTACCTGAGGGTCAAAG CCAAGCCGGGAGACGAGGGCAAAGTGGAACAGGGGGTGAAGGACTCCAAGTCCCTCAGTCTGCCAATCCTGAGGCCCACGGGGGCTGGGCCCCCTGTGTCGGAGCGTGTGGACCCCCAGAGCCGCCGAGAGCATAGTCTGGACATCTTG GCCCCTGGCCGCCGTCGCAAGAACATGTCTGAGTTCCTGGGGGAGACGAGCATCCCCGGGCAGGAGCCCTCCACGCCTTCCAGCTGTTCTCTGCCTgccggcagcagcagcagcagcggcagcggcggggCCAATGAGAGCTGGAAGAACCGGGCAGCCAGTCGCTTTAGCGGTTTCTtcagctccagccccagcaccagCGCCTTTGGTCGG GAAGTGGACAAGATGGAACAGCTGGAGGGCAAGCTACATGCTTACAGCCTCTTCGGGCTACCCCGGATGCCACGGAGGCTGCGCTTTGACCATGactcctgggaggaggaggaagaggatgaggatgaggatgaagacAATGCAAGCCTGAGGCTGGAGGACAGCTGGAGGGAGCTCATTGATGGGCATGAG AAGCTGTCCCGGCGGCAGTGCCACCAACAGGAGGCAGTGTGGGAACTCCTGCACACAGAGGTCTCCTACATCCGGAGGCTGCGCGTGATCACCAAC CTGTTCCTGTGCTGTCTTCTCAACCTGCAAGAGTCGGGGCTCCTGTGTGAG GTGGAGGCCGACCGCTTGTTCGGCAACATCCCTGAGATCGCGCGGCTGCACCGGGGGCTGTGGAGCAGCGTGATGGTGCCGGTGCTGGAGAAGGCGCGGCGCACACGGGCGCTGCTGCAGCCTGGGGACTTTCTCAAAGGATTCAAGATG TTCGGCTCACTCTTCAAGCCATACATCCGGTACTGTATGGAGGAGGAGGGCTGCATGGAGTACATGCGTGGCCTGCTGCGTGACAACGACCTATTCCGCACCTATGTCACG TGGGCTGAGAAGCACCAGCAGTGCCAGCGGCTGAAGCTGAGTGACATGCTGGCCAAGCCCCATCAGCGGCTCACCAAATACCCGCTGCTGCTCAAGTCAGTGCTGAGGAAGACTGACGAGCCCCGCGCCAAGGAAGCAGTGATCACCATG ATCAGCTCTGTGGAACGCTTCATCCACCACGTGAACACGTGCATGCGGCAGCGCCAGGAGCGCCAGCGGCTGGCGGGGGTGGTGAGCCGGATCGATGCCTACGAAGTCGTGGAAGGCAGCAATGATGAGGTGGATAAG CTCTTGAAGGAATTTTTACATCTGGACCTGACAGCACCCATGCCTGGCGCCTCCCCTGAAGAGACTCGGCAGCTGCTGCTGGAAGGGAGCCTGAggatgaaggaagggagagacagcaAG ATGGACGTGTACTGCTTCCTGTTCACTGATCTACTCTTGGTGACCAAGGCcgtgaagaaggcagagagaaccaAGGTCATCAGGCCACCGCTGCTGGTGGATAAGATTGTGTGCCGGGAGCTTCGGGACCCTG GCTCCTTCGTCCTCATCTACCTGAATGAATTCCACAGTGCTGTGGGGGCCTACACATTCCAGGCCAGCAGCCAGGCCTTATGCCGAAGCTGGGTGGACACTATTTACAACGCCCAG AACCAGCTGCAGCAGTTGCGTGCACAGCTGTGTGCACAGGAGCATCCAGGCAGCCAACACCTGCAGAgcctggaagaggaggaagatgagcgcgaagaggagggtgaggagagttCCTCAGCTGCCAGCTCCCCCACCATCCTGCGGAAGAGCAGCAACAGCCTCGGCTCTCAGCGCTG TGCCTCAGATGGCTCCACCGAGACCCTGGCCATGGTTGTGGTAGAGCCTGGGGAGACACTGTCTTCTCCCGAGTTTGACCGAGGCCCCTTCAGCTCCCAGTCGGACGAGACCTCTCTCAGCACCACCGCCTCATCGGTGACTCCCACGAGCGAGCTGCTGCCCCTGGGCCCGGTGGACGGCCGCTCCTGCTCCATGGACTCTGCCTATGGCACCCTGTCCCCCACTTCTCTGCAAGACTTTGTGGCCCCGGCCCCTGTGGTGGGGCTTGTGCCCCAGCCCCTGGAGTCAGCGCACACCCCCTCGCCCCCGTCCTCACCCCGCCTCCGCCGCCGCATCCCTGTCCAGCTGCTCCCTCGCCTGCCCCGCCTGCTCAAGTCCAAATCCGAGGCCAGCCTCCTACAGCTGCTGTCTGCAGCTGCCCCCCGGGGAGTGCCCCCAGCTCCTAGCCGCAGCCTGTCAGAACTGTGCCTGATCACTGTGGCCCCTGGGGTGAGGACTCGGAGCTCCCTTCAGGAAGGTGGGCCTGGCTGGAATTGCCCAGGGGCCTGTGGCCCTAGCCAAGGCTCTGAATTGTCAGAacctgagaacagagccagccactccACGAGGGGACCTACAGGTTCTGCCAGAAGGAAAGACATCTCTTCTGGGGCTGCTCCCAGGGTGCAGCCTGAGCCGCCACCAGGGATCTCCGCTCAGCATAGGAAGCTGACCCTGGCCCAGCTCTATCGGATCAGGACCACCCTGCTGCTGAATTCCACGCTCACTGCCTC AGAGGTCTGA
- the Plekhg5 gene encoding pleckstrin homology domain-containing family G member 5 isoform X1: MEDQSPAEEKGLRCQNPACMDKGRAAKVCHHADCQQLHRQGPLNLCEACDSKFHSTMHYDGHVRFDLPPQGSVLARNVSTRSCPPRTSPAADLEEEEESCVDGRGDRKSTGLKISKKKARRRHTDDPSKECFTLKFDLNVDIETEIVPAMKKKSLGEVLLPVFERKGIALGKVDIYLDQSNTPLSLTFEAYRFGGHYLRVKAKPGDEGKVEQGVKDSKSLSLPILRPTGAGPPVSERVDPQSRREHSLDILAPGRRRKNMSEFLGETSIPGQEPSTPSSCSLPAGSSSSSGSGGANESWKNRAASRFSGFFSSSPSTSAFGREVDKMEQLEGKLHAYSLFGLPRMPRRLRFDHDSWEEEEEDEDEDEDNASLRLEDSWRELIDGHEKLSRRQCHQQEAVWELLHTEVSYIRRLRVITNLFLCCLLNLQESGLLCEVEADRLFGNIPEIARLHRGLWSSVMVPVLEKARRTRALLQPGDFLKGFKMFGSLFKPYIRYCMEEEGCMEYMRGLLRDNDLFRTYVTWAEKHQQCQRLKLSDMLAKPHQRLTKYPLLLKSVLRKTDEPRAKEAVITMISSVERFIHHVNTCMRQRQERQRLAGVVSRIDAYEVVEGSNDEVDKLLKEFLHLDLTAPMPGASPEETRQLLLEGSLRMKEGRDSKMDVYCFLFTDLLLVTKAVKKAERTKVIRPPLLVDKIVCRELRDPGSFVLIYLNEFHSAVGAYTFQASSQALCRSWVDTIYNAQNQLQQLRAQLCAQEHPGSQHLQSLEEEEDEREEEGEESSSAASSPTILRKSSNSLGSQRCASDGSTETLAMVVVEPGETLSSPEFDRGPFSSQSDETSLSTTASSVTPTSELLPLGPVDGRSCSMDSAYGTLSPTSLQDFVAPAPVVGLVPQPLESAHTPSPPSSPRLRRRIPVQLLPRLPRLLKSKSEASLLQLLSAAAPRGVPPAPSRSLSELCLITVAPGVRTRSSLQEGGPGWNCPGACGPSQGSELSEPENRASHSTRGPTGSARRKDISSGAAPRVQPEPPPGISAQHRKLTLAQLYRIRTTLLLNSTLTASEV, translated from the exons GTGTGCCATCATGCAGACTGCCAGCAGCTGCACCgccaggggcccctcaacctGTGTGAGGCCTGTGACAGCAAGTTCCACAGCACTATGCATTATGATGGGCACGTCCGCTTTGACCTGCCGCCACAAG GCTCTGTTCTGGCCCGGAATGTTTCCACCCGATCCTGTCCCCCACGCACCAGCCCTGCTGCAgacctggaggaagaggaggagagctgTGTGGATGGAAGAGG GGACCGGAAGAGCACTGGCCTAAAGATCTCcaagaagaaagcaagaaggaGACACACGGAT GACCCAAGCAAGGAGTGTTTCACCTTGAAATTTGACCTCAACGTGGACATTGAAACAGAAATTGTGCCAGCCATGAAGAAGAAGTCACTGGG GGAGGTGTTGCTGCCTGTATTTGAAAGGAAGGGGATTGCGCTGGGTAAAGTGGACATCTACCTGGACCAGTCCAACACACCCCTGTCCCTCACATTCGAGGCCTACAGGTTTGGAGGACATTACCTGAGGGTCAAAG CCAAGCCGGGAGACGAGGGCAAAGTGGAACAGGGGGTGAAGGACTCCAAGTCCCTCAGTCTGCCAATCCTGAGGCCCACGGGGGCTGGGCCCCCTGTGTCGGAGCGTGTGGACCCCCAGAGCCGCCGAGAGCATAGTCTGGACATCTTG GCCCCTGGCCGCCGTCGCAAGAACATGTCTGAGTTCCTGGGGGAGACGAGCATCCCCGGGCAGGAGCCCTCCACGCCTTCCAGCTGTTCTCTGCCTgccggcagcagcagcagcagcggcagcggcggggCCAATGAGAGCTGGAAGAACCGGGCAGCCAGTCGCTTTAGCGGTTTCTtcagctccagccccagcaccagCGCCTTTGGTCGG GAAGTGGACAAGATGGAACAGCTGGAGGGCAAGCTACATGCTTACAGCCTCTTCGGGCTACCCCGGATGCCACGGAGGCTGCGCTTTGACCATGactcctgggaggaggaggaagaggatgaggatgaggatgaagacAATGCAAGCCTGAGGCTGGAGGACAGCTGGAGGGAGCTCATTGATGGGCATGAG AAGCTGTCCCGGCGGCAGTGCCACCAACAGGAGGCAGTGTGGGAACTCCTGCACACAGAGGTCTCCTACATCCGGAGGCTGCGCGTGATCACCAAC CTGTTCCTGTGCTGTCTTCTCAACCTGCAAGAGTCGGGGCTCCTGTGTGAG GTGGAGGCCGACCGCTTGTTCGGCAACATCCCTGAGATCGCGCGGCTGCACCGGGGGCTGTGGAGCAGCGTGATGGTGCCGGTGCTGGAGAAGGCGCGGCGCACACGGGCGCTGCTGCAGCCTGGGGACTTTCTCAAAGGATTCAAGATG TTCGGCTCACTCTTCAAGCCATACATCCGGTACTGTATGGAGGAGGAGGGCTGCATGGAGTACATGCGTGGCCTGCTGCGTGACAACGACCTATTCCGCACCTATGTCACG TGGGCTGAGAAGCACCAGCAGTGCCAGCGGCTGAAGCTGAGTGACATGCTGGCCAAGCCCCATCAGCGGCTCACCAAATACCCGCTGCTGCTCAAGTCAGTGCTGAGGAAGACTGACGAGCCCCGCGCCAAGGAAGCAGTGATCACCATG ATCAGCTCTGTGGAACGCTTCATCCACCACGTGAACACGTGCATGCGGCAGCGCCAGGAGCGCCAGCGGCTGGCGGGGGTGGTGAGCCGGATCGATGCCTACGAAGTCGTGGAAGGCAGCAATGATGAGGTGGATAAG CTCTTGAAGGAATTTTTACATCTGGACCTGACAGCACCCATGCCTGGCGCCTCCCCTGAAGAGACTCGGCAGCTGCTGCTGGAAGGGAGCCTGAggatgaaggaagggagagacagcaAG ATGGACGTGTACTGCTTCCTGTTCACTGATCTACTCTTGGTGACCAAGGCcgtgaagaaggcagagagaaccaAGGTCATCAGGCCACCGCTGCTGGTGGATAAGATTGTGTGCCGGGAGCTTCGGGACCCTG GCTCCTTCGTCCTCATCTACCTGAATGAATTCCACAGTGCTGTGGGGGCCTACACATTCCAGGCCAGCAGCCAGGCCTTATGCCGAAGCTGGGTGGACACTATTTACAACGCCCAG AACCAGCTGCAGCAGTTGCGTGCACAGCTGTGTGCACAGGAGCATCCAGGCAGCCAACACCTGCAGAgcctggaagaggaggaagatgagcgcgaagaggagggtgaggagagttCCTCAGCTGCCAGCTCCCCCACCATCCTGCGGAAGAGCAGCAACAGCCTCGGCTCTCAGCGCTG TGCCTCAGATGGCTCCACCGAGACCCTGGCCATGGTTGTGGTAGAGCCTGGGGAGACACTGTCTTCTCCCGAGTTTGACCGAGGCCCCTTCAGCTCCCAGTCGGACGAGACCTCTCTCAGCACCACCGCCTCATCGGTGACTCCCACGAGCGAGCTGCTGCCCCTGGGCCCGGTGGACGGCCGCTCCTGCTCCATGGACTCTGCCTATGGCACCCTGTCCCCCACTTCTCTGCAAGACTTTGTGGCCCCGGCCCCTGTGGTGGGGCTTGTGCCCCAGCCCCTGGAGTCAGCGCACACCCCCTCGCCCCCGTCCTCACCCCGCCTCCGCCGCCGCATCCCTGTCCAGCTGCTCCCTCGCCTGCCCCGCCTGCTCAAGTCCAAATCCGAGGCCAGCCTCCTACAGCTGCTGTCTGCAGCTGCCCCCCGGGGAGTGCCCCCAGCTCCTAGCCGCAGCCTGTCAGAACTGTGCCTGATCACTGTGGCCCCTGGGGTGAGGACTCGGAGCTCCCTTCAGGAAGGTGGGCCTGGCTGGAATTGCCCAGGGGCCTGTGGCCCTAGCCAAGGCTCTGAATTGTCAGAacctgagaacagagccagccactccACGAGGGGACCTACAGGTTCTGCCAGAAGGAAAGACATCTCTTCTGGGGCTGCTCCCAGGGTGCAGCCTGAGCCGCCACCAGGGATCTCCGCTCAGCATAGGAAGCTGACCCTGGCCCAGCTCTATCGGATCAGGACCACCCTGCTGCTGAATTCCACGCTCACTGCCTC AGAGGTCTGA
- the Plekhg5 gene encoding pleckstrin homology domain-containing family G member 5 isoform X2: MDQSPAEEKGLRCQNPACMDKGRAAKVCHHADCQQLHRQGPLNLCEACDSKFHSTMHYDGHVRFDLPPQGSVLARNVSTRSCPPRTSPAADLEEEEESCVDGRGDRKSTGLKISKKKARRRHTDDPSKECFTLKFDLNVDIETEIVPAMKKKSLGEVLLPVFERKGIALGKVDIYLDQSNTPLSLTFEAYRFGGHYLRVKAKPGDEGKVEQGVKDSKSLSLPILRPTGAGPPVSERVDPQSRREHSLDILAPGRRRKNMSEFLGETSIPGQEPSTPSSCSLPAGSSSSSGSGGANESWKNRAASRFSGFFSSSPSTSAFGREVDKMEQLEGKLHAYSLFGLPRMPRRLRFDHDSWEEEEEDEDEDEDNASLRLEDSWRELIDGHEKLSRRQCHQQEAVWELLHTEVSYIRRLRVITNLFLCCLLNLQESGLLCEVEADRLFGNIPEIARLHRGLWSSVMVPVLEKARRTRALLQPGDFLKGFKMFGSLFKPYIRYCMEEEGCMEYMRGLLRDNDLFRTYVTWAEKHQQCQRLKLSDMLAKPHQRLTKYPLLLKSVLRKTDEPRAKEAVITMISSVERFIHHVNTCMRQRQERQRLAGVVSRIDAYEVVEGSNDEVDKLLKEFLHLDLTAPMPGASPEETRQLLLEGSLRMKEGRDSKMDVYCFLFTDLLLVTKAVKKAERTKVIRPPLLVDKIVCRELRDPGSFVLIYLNEFHSAVGAYTFQASSQALCRSWVDTIYNAQNQLQQLRAQLCAQEHPGSQHLQSLEEEEDEREEEGEESSSAASSPTILRKSSNSLGSQRCASDGSTETLAMVVVEPGETLSSPEFDRGPFSSQSDETSLSTTASSVTPTSELLPLGPVDGRSCSMDSAYGTLSPTSLQDFVAPAPVVGLVPQPLESAHTPSPPSSPRLRRRIPVQLLPRLPRLLKSKSEASLLQLLSAAAPRGVPPAPSRSLSELCLITVAPGVRTRSSLQEGGPGWNCPGACGPSQGSELSEPENRASHSTRGPTGSARRKDISSGAAPRVQPEPPPGISAQHRKLTLAQLYRIRTTLLLNSTLTASEV; this comes from the exons GTGTGCCATCATGCAGACTGCCAGCAGCTGCACCgccaggggcccctcaacctGTGTGAGGCCTGTGACAGCAAGTTCCACAGCACTATGCATTATGATGGGCACGTCCGCTTTGACCTGCCGCCACAAG GCTCTGTTCTGGCCCGGAATGTTTCCACCCGATCCTGTCCCCCACGCACCAGCCCTGCTGCAgacctggaggaagaggaggagagctgTGTGGATGGAAGAGG GGACCGGAAGAGCACTGGCCTAAAGATCTCcaagaagaaagcaagaaggaGACACACGGAT GACCCAAGCAAGGAGTGTTTCACCTTGAAATTTGACCTCAACGTGGACATTGAAACAGAAATTGTGCCAGCCATGAAGAAGAAGTCACTGGG GGAGGTGTTGCTGCCTGTATTTGAAAGGAAGGGGATTGCGCTGGGTAAAGTGGACATCTACCTGGACCAGTCCAACACACCCCTGTCCCTCACATTCGAGGCCTACAGGTTTGGAGGACATTACCTGAGGGTCAAAG CCAAGCCGGGAGACGAGGGCAAAGTGGAACAGGGGGTGAAGGACTCCAAGTCCCTCAGTCTGCCAATCCTGAGGCCCACGGGGGCTGGGCCCCCTGTGTCGGAGCGTGTGGACCCCCAGAGCCGCCGAGAGCATAGTCTGGACATCTTG GCCCCTGGCCGCCGTCGCAAGAACATGTCTGAGTTCCTGGGGGAGACGAGCATCCCCGGGCAGGAGCCCTCCACGCCTTCCAGCTGTTCTCTGCCTgccggcagcagcagcagcagcggcagcggcggggCCAATGAGAGCTGGAAGAACCGGGCAGCCAGTCGCTTTAGCGGTTTCTtcagctccagccccagcaccagCGCCTTTGGTCGG GAAGTGGACAAGATGGAACAGCTGGAGGGCAAGCTACATGCTTACAGCCTCTTCGGGCTACCCCGGATGCCACGGAGGCTGCGCTTTGACCATGactcctgggaggaggaggaagaggatgaggatgaggatgaagacAATGCAAGCCTGAGGCTGGAGGACAGCTGGAGGGAGCTCATTGATGGGCATGAG AAGCTGTCCCGGCGGCAGTGCCACCAACAGGAGGCAGTGTGGGAACTCCTGCACACAGAGGTCTCCTACATCCGGAGGCTGCGCGTGATCACCAAC CTGTTCCTGTGCTGTCTTCTCAACCTGCAAGAGTCGGGGCTCCTGTGTGAG GTGGAGGCCGACCGCTTGTTCGGCAACATCCCTGAGATCGCGCGGCTGCACCGGGGGCTGTGGAGCAGCGTGATGGTGCCGGTGCTGGAGAAGGCGCGGCGCACACGGGCGCTGCTGCAGCCTGGGGACTTTCTCAAAGGATTCAAGATG TTCGGCTCACTCTTCAAGCCATACATCCGGTACTGTATGGAGGAGGAGGGCTGCATGGAGTACATGCGTGGCCTGCTGCGTGACAACGACCTATTCCGCACCTATGTCACG TGGGCTGAGAAGCACCAGCAGTGCCAGCGGCTGAAGCTGAGTGACATGCTGGCCAAGCCCCATCAGCGGCTCACCAAATACCCGCTGCTGCTCAAGTCAGTGCTGAGGAAGACTGACGAGCCCCGCGCCAAGGAAGCAGTGATCACCATG ATCAGCTCTGTGGAACGCTTCATCCACCACGTGAACACGTGCATGCGGCAGCGCCAGGAGCGCCAGCGGCTGGCGGGGGTGGTGAGCCGGATCGATGCCTACGAAGTCGTGGAAGGCAGCAATGATGAGGTGGATAAG CTCTTGAAGGAATTTTTACATCTGGACCTGACAGCACCCATGCCTGGCGCCTCCCCTGAAGAGACTCGGCAGCTGCTGCTGGAAGGGAGCCTGAggatgaaggaagggagagacagcaAG ATGGACGTGTACTGCTTCCTGTTCACTGATCTACTCTTGGTGACCAAGGCcgtgaagaaggcagagagaaccaAGGTCATCAGGCCACCGCTGCTGGTGGATAAGATTGTGTGCCGGGAGCTTCGGGACCCTG GCTCCTTCGTCCTCATCTACCTGAATGAATTCCACAGTGCTGTGGGGGCCTACACATTCCAGGCCAGCAGCCAGGCCTTATGCCGAAGCTGGGTGGACACTATTTACAACGCCCAG AACCAGCTGCAGCAGTTGCGTGCACAGCTGTGTGCACAGGAGCATCCAGGCAGCCAACACCTGCAGAgcctggaagaggaggaagatgagcgcgaagaggagggtgaggagagttCCTCAGCTGCCAGCTCCCCCACCATCCTGCGGAAGAGCAGCAACAGCCTCGGCTCTCAGCGCTG TGCCTCAGATGGCTCCACCGAGACCCTGGCCATGGTTGTGGTAGAGCCTGGGGAGACACTGTCTTCTCCCGAGTTTGACCGAGGCCCCTTCAGCTCCCAGTCGGACGAGACCTCTCTCAGCACCACCGCCTCATCGGTGACTCCCACGAGCGAGCTGCTGCCCCTGGGCCCGGTGGACGGCCGCTCCTGCTCCATGGACTCTGCCTATGGCACCCTGTCCCCCACTTCTCTGCAAGACTTTGTGGCCCCGGCCCCTGTGGTGGGGCTTGTGCCCCAGCCCCTGGAGTCAGCGCACACCCCCTCGCCCCCGTCCTCACCCCGCCTCCGCCGCCGCATCCCTGTCCAGCTGCTCCCTCGCCTGCCCCGCCTGCTCAAGTCCAAATCCGAGGCCAGCCTCCTACAGCTGCTGTCTGCAGCTGCCCCCCGGGGAGTGCCCCCAGCTCCTAGCCGCAGCCTGTCAGAACTGTGCCTGATCACTGTGGCCCCTGGGGTGAGGACTCGGAGCTCCCTTCAGGAAGGTGGGCCTGGCTGGAATTGCCCAGGGGCCTGTGGCCCTAGCCAAGGCTCTGAATTGTCAGAacctgagaacagagccagccactccACGAGGGGACCTACAGGTTCTGCCAGAAGGAAAGACATCTCTTCTGGGGCTGCTCCCAGGGTGCAGCCTGAGCCGCCACCAGGGATCTCCGCTCAGCATAGGAAGCTGACCCTGGCCCAGCTCTATCGGATCAGGACCACCCTGCTGCTGAATTCCACGCTCACTGCCTC AGAGGTCTGA